The following is a genomic window from Elusimicrobiota bacterium.
AGGATTGTTCTTTATTCTTTTGAGAGTTTCAAGCTTAATTTTTGCTTTTGTATTGCCATAAAGTTCTAATTCGTCTTCGTTAATACCGGTAGATTTTGCGATTTCTGTTATTGGTTTTAGTTTTATTGATTGTGCTATTTCCAGGTCAGACGGAACTGCGGTTTTCATGAAATTATCCCCTAATAATTAGTATGTTTCTGATGTAAAAAATTATACCAAACTGGGGATTAAAAGTAAAGGTTATATGCCGATTTTTGGGCAAATATTGGATAATATGCATTCACTGCATTTTGGTTTTTTTGCGTCGCATATATTTCTGCCGTGTTCTACAAGCAGTGAGTTGAAAATACCCCAATCAGCTTTTGGTACAAGGGCCATGAGATCTTGCTCAATTTTGACAGGATCTTCATTTTTTGTCAGCCCCAGCCGGTAGGATAACCTTTTCACATGCGTATCTACTGCAATCCCGACAACTATACCATACGCATTATTTAAAACAATATTAGCTGTTTTTCTGGCAACTCCAGGAAGAGTTACAAGTTCATCCATTGTTTTTGGTACAGCGCCGTTAAAGTGTTTGAGTAAGAGTTTGGCAGATCCTATTATATTCTTTGCTTTATTATGGTAAAAACCGGTTGATTTAATATCTTGCTCGAATTCTTTCAAATTAGCTTCTGTATAATCTTTTACTGTTTTGTATTTCTTAAAAAGCAGTAAAGTCACTTTATTTATCTGCTTATCAGTAGATTGTGCAGAAAGGATTGTTGCTACGAGAATCTCTAACGGGCTAGTAAAATTTAGTGCAGTTTTTGCCTTAGGATAAGTTTTTTTCAGGCGGTTAATTATTTGGATTATTTCAGGGTTTTTTTTCAATGGATTTTACTCT
Proteins encoded in this region:
- the nth gene encoding endonuclease III, which gives rise to MKKNPEIIQIINRLKKTYPKAKTALNFTSPLEILVATILSAQSTDKQINKVTLLLFKKYKTVKDYTEANLKEFEQDIKSTGFYHNKAKNIIGSAKLLLKHFNGAVPKTMDELVTLPGVARKTANIVLNNAYGIVVGIAVDTHVKRLSYRLGLTKNEDPVKIEQDLMALVPKADWGIFNSLLVEHGRNICDAKKPKCSECILSNICPKIGI